Proteins co-encoded in one Cyprinus carpio isolate SPL01 chromosome B5, ASM1834038v1, whole genome shotgun sequence genomic window:
- the mapkapk5 gene encoding MAP kinase-activated protein kinase 5 isoform X2 codes for MSEDTSVDRFIKETSILEEYNINWTQKLGAGISGPVRVCVKKSTQERFALKILIDRPKARNEVRLHMMCASHPNIVKIMEVYANSVQFPHESSPRARLLIVMEMMEGGELFHRISQHKHFTEKMASQVTKQISLALQHCHSLNIAHRDLKPENLLFKDNSLDAPVKLCDFGFAKIDQGDLMTPQFTPYYVAPQVLEAQRRHQKEKSGIIPTSPTPYTYNKSCDLWSLGVIVYVMLCGYPPFYSKHHSRTIPKDMRKKIMTGSFDFPEEEWSQISEMAKDIVRKLLKVKPEERLTIEGVLAHPWLNCTEALDNVLPSAQMMMDKAVVAGIQQAHAEQLANMRIQDLNLSLKPLNSVNNPILRKRKLLGTKPSDELFINDPENEAEDTNVALEKLRDVIAQCILPQAGDNEDEKLNEVMHEAWRFNRDCKLLREGLQGLSWDGWTKNKTEIAFHEGNTSCVAAKQ; via the exons ATGTCTGAGGACACCAGCGTGGACAGATTCATAAAG GAGACATCCATCCTGGAAGAGTATAACATCAATTGGACACAGAAGCTAGGAGCTGGGATCAGTGGTCCTGTGAG ggtgTGTGTAAAGAAGTCGACACAAGAACGGTTTGCCCTGAAAATCTTGATTGACAGACCCAAAGCCCGCAATGAG GTTAGGCTTCATATGATGTGTGCCTCTCACCCCAACATTGTGAAAATAATGGAGGTGTATGCCAACAGTGTGCAGTTTCCCCATGAATCCAGTCCAAG GGCAAGATTACTGATTGTCATGGAAATGATGGAAGGTGGCGAGTTGTTCCACAGAATCAGCCAGCACAAGCACTTTACAGAGAAGATGGCCAGCCAGGTCACTAAACAG ATAAGCCTTGCATTACAACACTGTCATTCATTAAATATTGCACATCGAGACCTGAAACCAGAGAACCTGCTCTTCAAGGACAATTCACTG GATGCTCCTGTAAAACTGTGTGATTTTGGTTTTGCCAAAATCGACCAAGGTGATTTAATGACCCCACAGTTCACTCCATACTATGTAGCACCGCAG GTGCTGGAGGCACAGAGACGCCACCAGAAAGAAAAGTCTGGAATTATACCTACCTCACCCACACCTTACACATACAACAAG AGCTGTGACCTATGGTCCTTAGGGGTGATTGTCTATGTAATGCTCTGCGGATATCCTCCATTTTACTCCAAACACCACAGCCGTACCATCCCAAAAGATATGCGCAAAAAAATCATGACTGGCAGCTTTGACTTCCCAGAGGAGGAGTGGAGTCAAATATCTGAAATGGCCAAGGACATTGTCCGCAAG CTACTTAAAGTGAAGCCCGAGGAGAGACTAACCATAGAGGGAGTGTTAGCCCATCCCTGGCTCAACTGCACTGAAGCGCTGGACAATGTGCTTCCGTCTGCTCAAATGATGATGGACAAG GCAGTTGTGGCTGGAATCCAACAGGCCCATGCTGAACAACTGGCCAACATGAGGATACAGGACCTGAATCTCAGTCTAAAGCCACTCAACTCTGTCAACAACCCCATTTTGAGAAAGAGAAAGCTACTTGG CACCAAACCCAGTGATGAACTTTTCATCAATGATCCTGAGAATGAGGCAGAGGACACCAACGTGGCTCTGGAAAAACTACGAGATGTAATTGCACAGTGCATCTTACCACAGGCTG gTGACAATGAGGATGAGAAGCTAAATGAAGTTATGCATGAAGCGTGGCGATTCAATCGAGATTGCAAACTACTCAGAGAGGGATTGCAAGGGTTAAGTTGGGATG GATGGACAAAAAATAAGACTGAAATTGCATTTCATGAAGGAAATACTAGTTGCGTAGCAGCTAAACAATAG
- the mapkapk5 gene encoding MAP kinase-activated protein kinase 5 isoform X1: MSEDTSVDRFIKETSILEEYNINWTQKLGAGISGPVRVCVKKSTQERFALKILIDRPKARNEVRLHMMCASHPNIVKIMEVYANSVQFPHESSPRARLLIVMEMMEGGELFHRISQHKHFTEKMASQVTKQISLALQHCHSLNIAHRDLKPENLLFKDNSLDAPVKLCDFGFAKIDQGDLMTPQFTPYYVAPQVLEAQRRHQKEKSGIIPTSPTPYTYNKSCDLWSLGVIVYVMLCGYPPFYSKHHSRTIPKDMRKKIMTGSFDFPEEEWSQISEMAKDIVRKLLKVKPEERLTIEGVLAHPWLNCTEALDNVLPSAQMMMDKAVVAGIQQAHAEQLANMRIQDLNLSLKPLNSVNNPILRKRKLLGTKPSDELFINDPENEAEDTNVALEKLRDVIAQCILPQAGDNEDEKLNEVMHEAWRFNRDCKLLREGLQGLSWDGRSFSDKVDRLKLAEIVKQAIEEKTNLQDSQ; this comes from the exons ATGTCTGAGGACACCAGCGTGGACAGATTCATAAAG GAGACATCCATCCTGGAAGAGTATAACATCAATTGGACACAGAAGCTAGGAGCTGGGATCAGTGGTCCTGTGAG ggtgTGTGTAAAGAAGTCGACACAAGAACGGTTTGCCCTGAAAATCTTGATTGACAGACCCAAAGCCCGCAATGAG GTTAGGCTTCATATGATGTGTGCCTCTCACCCCAACATTGTGAAAATAATGGAGGTGTATGCCAACAGTGTGCAGTTTCCCCATGAATCCAGTCCAAG GGCAAGATTACTGATTGTCATGGAAATGATGGAAGGTGGCGAGTTGTTCCACAGAATCAGCCAGCACAAGCACTTTACAGAGAAGATGGCCAGCCAGGTCACTAAACAG ATAAGCCTTGCATTACAACACTGTCATTCATTAAATATTGCACATCGAGACCTGAAACCAGAGAACCTGCTCTTCAAGGACAATTCACTG GATGCTCCTGTAAAACTGTGTGATTTTGGTTTTGCCAAAATCGACCAAGGTGATTTAATGACCCCACAGTTCACTCCATACTATGTAGCACCGCAG GTGCTGGAGGCACAGAGACGCCACCAGAAAGAAAAGTCTGGAATTATACCTACCTCACCCACACCTTACACATACAACAAG AGCTGTGACCTATGGTCCTTAGGGGTGATTGTCTATGTAATGCTCTGCGGATATCCTCCATTTTACTCCAAACACCACAGCCGTACCATCCCAAAAGATATGCGCAAAAAAATCATGACTGGCAGCTTTGACTTCCCAGAGGAGGAGTGGAGTCAAATATCTGAAATGGCCAAGGACATTGTCCGCAAG CTACTTAAAGTGAAGCCCGAGGAGAGACTAACCATAGAGGGAGTGTTAGCCCATCCCTGGCTCAACTGCACTGAAGCGCTGGACAATGTGCTTCCGTCTGCTCAAATGATGATGGACAAG GCAGTTGTGGCTGGAATCCAACAGGCCCATGCTGAACAACTGGCCAACATGAGGATACAGGACCTGAATCTCAGTCTAAAGCCACTCAACTCTGTCAACAACCCCATTTTGAGAAAGAGAAAGCTACTTGG CACCAAACCCAGTGATGAACTTTTCATCAATGATCCTGAGAATGAGGCAGAGGACACCAACGTGGCTCTGGAAAAACTACGAGATGTAATTGCACAGTGCATCTTACCACAGGCTG gTGACAATGAGGATGAGAAGCTAAATGAAGTTATGCATGAAGCGTGGCGATTCAATCGAGATTGCAAACTACTCAGAGAGGGATTGCAAGGGTTAAGTTGGGATG GTAGATCATTTTCAGACAAAGTAGATCGCTTAAAGCTGGCTGAAATTGTCAAACAGGCCATTGAAGAAAAGACAAATTTACAGGACTCCCAATAG